The Sulfurovum riftiae sequence TTGCCGGCTGGTTGAAGATGCCGACTCTCTTTTTTGTGCTTTTTGCCCTTATGCTGCTTTCGGATGCACTTGACGGCTTTATTGCACGCCTGCTTGGGCAAACCAGTGAACTTGGTGCAAGACTCGACAGCTATGGCGATATTTCGACCTATCTTTCTACGGCATTGGCTGCCTGGTGGCTCTGGCCGGAGCTGCTCAGGGCGGAGTTTGCTTATATCGTTGCAGCGATCGCTGTCTATATCCTGCCAGCATTTTTCTCGCTGCTGAAGTTTGGGGAGCTTGCCAGCTATCATACATGGATCACGAAAGTCTCGGCGGTGCTGATGAGTGCTGGTGTCATACTGCTGCTCGGATTTGAAGAACCTCTTCTGTTCCATATCGCCGTCTATTTCCTGGTGATCGAAATGCTGGAAAATATCGCTATTACCCTCATACTGCCAAAAAACCAGAGCAATATCCATTCCATCTGGCATGCCTGGAAAAGGAGGCACGGTTGAAACTGACATTTTTGGGGACCAGTGCCGGTAAACCTACCACAGAGAGGAATGTTTCCGCACTCGGACTGGAGTTCGACCAGGACAACAAGTGGTACCTGTTCGACTGCGGGGAGGCGACACAGCACCAGATTATGCGAAGCAGTCTGCGGGTGGGCAGGCTCAACACCATCTTCATCACGCATCTGCACGGAGACCACTACTATGGCCTGCTGGGACTGCTCTCCAGCAAAAAGCTGGACAAGGCATTCAACCCTCTGACCATCTACGGTCCCAAAGGGATCAGGAAATTCATAGAGTGCGCGTTTGCAGATCTCTCCTTCGAACACCTGAAATATCATCTGAAGATCATCGAGTATGAAGCAGGGGAGCGTCTCGTATTCGACAGGTTTACGCTGAAAATTCTGCCGCTTGTGCATTCTGTGGAGAGTGTTGCCTTTTACATCAAAGAGAACGATACAAGCAACAGGCTCAATGAAGAGAAATTAAGGGCAGAGGGGCTGGAGCCGTCTCCTCTCTACGGTGAGCTGAAAAAGGGAAGAAGCATTGTCTTTGAAGGAAAGAAACTCGAACCCGAAGCATTCATGCTCGAACCTGTACCGGGCCGATCTCTCATCATTGCAGGGGACAACAGCCAGCCTTCCGTTCTGGGAAATTACCTGAACGACCTTGACCTGCTTGTCCATGAATGCACCTACACACAGGAGGCCTACGACCATCTTCCCGAAAAGGTGCTGCATACCACAGCAAAGGATCTGGGAGAAGCGGCAGAAAAGAGGCATGTAAAGAATCTTATTGCCACCCACATAAATCCGCGTTACAGCACACACAGCCGTCTGGATGTAAAAGAGGTCTACGATGAGATAAAAGCAGGCTACAAAGGCAGGCTCTTCATTGCCAATGATTTTGATGTCTATACGCTGGGCAGGGATAAGGTCGTTGAAAAACTGTAAACTGAATATTTTAACTCTGAAGTATCAATATCATTCCAACTACTTTATTTTGCTTAGAGTATGGAGTTATGCATTATGATATAAAAAAGAGATCACTGATATACAGTCCTGCACCCATCATTCCAAGTGTGATCAGAAAAAAAAGTGTCAGCCTCCGACCGATCGATTTGCCGCCTATCCAATATATGATCCCCAATTTGATCAGGGAGTTTGTTATTGAAGCGATCACAATGCCGTTTACTGAAACCTGCAAAGAAAGTTTCTGGTCTGAGGAAAGTTGTGCCAGTGAAAGAGTGATGGCATCTACATCTGTGATCCCTGAAAGTATGGAGATAATATA is a genomic window containing:
- a CDS encoding CDP-alcohol phosphatidyltransferase family protein yields the protein MPLNIPNLLSLFRIAAAPFLLLAGWLKMPTLFFVLFALMLLSDALDGFIARLLGQTSELGARLDSYGDISTYLSTALAAWWLWPELLRAEFAYIVAAIAVYILPAFFSLLKFGELASYHTWITKVSAVLMSAGVILLLGFEEPLLFHIAVYFLVIEMLENIAITLILPKNQSNIHSIWHAWKRRHG
- a CDS encoding MBL fold metallo-hydrolase → MKLTFLGTSAGKPTTERNVSALGLEFDQDNKWYLFDCGEATQHQIMRSSLRVGRLNTIFITHLHGDHYYGLLGLLSSKKLDKAFNPLTIYGPKGIRKFIECAFADLSFEHLKYHLKIIEYEAGERLVFDRFTLKILPLVHSVESVAFYIKENDTSNRLNEEKLRAEGLEPSPLYGELKKGRSIVFEGKKLEPEAFMLEPVPGRSLIIAGDNSQPSVLGNYLNDLDLLVHECTYTQEAYDHLPEKVLHTTAKDLGEAAEKRHVKNLIATHINPRYSTHSRLDVKEVYDEIKAGYKGRLFIANDFDVYTLGRDKVVEKL